Proteins encoded in a region of the Candidatus Binataceae bacterium genome:
- a CDS encoding RNA methyltransferase, translated as MADLFLALVHHPVVDRNGRIVTSAITSLDIHDLARSACTFGVRAFFIVHPVAEQRQFAATVIDHWKFDFGRAFDGRRREALELVRIVPDLDDALTAVEHLAGARPLVVHTSARTQMGVSFAQLRERMREPDSRPLLILLGTGFGLAPEVAQRSDLQAQAIRGVGDYNHLSVRAAGAIILERLRGD; from the coding sequence GTGGCTGATCTCTTTCTTGCACTCGTTCACCATCCGGTGGTCGATCGGAACGGCCGCATTGTCACCTCGGCAATCACCAGCCTCGACATTCATGACCTGGCCCGCTCGGCATGCACTTTCGGGGTACGCGCATTCTTCATCGTGCACCCGGTGGCCGAGCAGCGCCAGTTTGCCGCGACCGTGATTGACCATTGGAAATTCGACTTCGGGCGCGCCTTCGACGGGCGCCGGCGTGAGGCCCTTGAGCTGGTACGCATCGTACCCGATCTCGACGATGCTCTCACAGCTGTCGAGCATCTCGCCGGCGCACGTCCGCTGGTCGTGCATACTTCGGCGCGCACGCAGATGGGGGTAAGCTTCGCGCAGCTCCGCGAGCGGATGCGGGAGCCCGATTCACGGCCTTTACTCATCCTGCTCGGAACCGGCTTCGGATTGGCGCCCGAGGTGGCACAGCGCTCGGATTTACAGGCCCAAGCGATTCGCGGGGTAGGTGACTATAACCATCTATCGGTGCGAGCCGCGGGTGCGATAATTCTGGAACGCCTGCGCGGAGATTAG